The Bacteroidota bacterium genome contains a region encoding:
- a CDS encoding 4a-hydroxytetrahydrobiopterin dehydratase, translating to MREKFDDTKIQAELKNLNGWEYNNGAIEKNFVFKNFKEALAMMVRIGFEAEKMNHHPAWMNVYNKLNVRLNTHDAGGITERDFVLAKKIDEVIENKM from the coding sequence ATGAGAGAAAAATTTGATGATACCAAAATACAAGCTGAACTAAAGAACCTAAATGGCTGGGAATATAATAATGGTGCCATTGAGAAAAATTTTGTTTTTAAAAATTTTAAAGAGGCTTTAGCCATGATGGTTAGAATAGGATTTGAAGCTGAAAAGATGAATCATCATCCTGCATGGATGAATGTATATAATAAATTGAATGTGCGTTTGAATACGCATGATGCAGGCGGGATCACGGAAAGGGATTTTGTGTTAGCGAAAAAGATTGACGAAGTGATTGAAAATAAAATGTGA
- the murI gene encoding glutamate racemase, giving the protein MTKSTSNLSPNNPIGIFDSGIGGLTVAHAITKELPNEKLIYFGDTAHLPYGDKSADSIKYYAIRISQLLLQKNCKMIVIACNTASSLAYETVKDFVGGQALVVNVIDPVVEEVMNKKKIKRIGVIGTKGTIKSDIYSQKIKQHNGKLDVASLATPLLVGMIEEGFFNNKISRTIINDYLSRPKLNKIDSIILACTHFPLIKPEVEEYYKGKVDIIDSAGVVAKYVRDQLKKRKLTTTQKNPHHQFYVSDYTKSFEKSTKFFFRKKIKLEEVAIWK; this is encoded by the coding sequence ATGACCAAAAGTACCAGCAACTTAAGCCCAAACAATCCTATCGGAATATTCGATTCGGGTATTGGTGGTTTAACTGTTGCGCATGCTATTACCAAAGAACTACCCAACGAAAAATTAATTTATTTTGGTGATACCGCTCATTTGCCTTATGGCGACAAGTCGGCTGATTCAATAAAGTATTATGCTATCCGCATTTCGCAGCTGTTGCTGCAGAAAAATTGTAAAATGATAGTTATTGCGTGTAATACTGCATCATCATTGGCTTATGAGACAGTGAAAGATTTTGTAGGCGGCCAGGCCCTGGTTGTAAATGTGATCGATCCTGTGGTAGAGGAGGTGATGAATAAAAAGAAAATAAAACGTATTGGTGTTATCGGCACCAAGGGCACAATAAAGTCGGATATTTATTCGCAAAAAATAAAGCAACACAATGGTAAACTGGACGTAGCTTCGCTGGCTACACCATTACTGGTGGGCATGATCGAAGAAGGTTTTTTCAATAACAAGATAAGTCGTACCATTATCAACGATTATCTTTCGCGTCCCAAACTTAATAAGATCGATTCAATTATTTTGGCCTGTACACATTTTCCACTCATTAAACCGGAAGTGGAGGAGTATTATAAAGGTAAAGTTGACATCATTGATTCGGCAGGCGTAGTTGCGAAATATGTGCGTGACCAGCTGAAGAAAAGAAAATTGACTACTACGCAAAAAAATCCCCACCATCAATTTTACGTTTCGGATTATACCAAATCATTCGAAAAGAGCACCAAATTCTTTTTCCGCAAAAAAATCAAGCTGGAAGAGGTTGCGATATGGAAGTAG
- a CDS encoding gamma carbonic anhydrase family protein — translation MALIKPVKGISPQFGNDCYLAENSTIVGDVIMGDNCSIWFNTVVRGDVNSIRIGNKVNIQDGACIHCTYQKAPTTIGNNVSIGHNAIVHGCTIHDNVLIGMGAIVMDKAVIGSNTIIAAGSVVLENTIVEPGSVYAGVPAKKVKNINQELIKGEIDRIANNYIMYSGWFK, via the coding sequence ATGGCATTAATTAAACCTGTAAAGGGTATATCACCTCAATTCGGAAACGACTGTTATTTGGCTGAAAATTCAACTATTGTAGGTGATGTTATAATGGGTGACAACTGCAGTATTTGGTTCAACACAGTTGTGCGTGGCGACGTGAACAGTATTCGCATCGGCAACAAAGTAAATATACAGGATGGTGCCTGCATACATTGCACCTACCAAAAAGCACCTACAACCATCGGCAATAATGTATCAATTGGTCACAACGCCATTGTGCACGGCTGCACCATACATGATAATGTATTAATAGGCATGGGTGCAATAGTGATGGATAAAGCAGTTATTGGCAGCAATACTATTATTGCCGCCGGCTCTGTTGTACTTGAAAATACAATTGTTGAACCGGGTTCTGTTTATGCCGGTGTACCCGCGAAAAAAGTAAAGAATATTAACCAGGAATTAATTAAAGGTGAGATCGACAGGATCGCGAATAATTATATCATGTACTCGGGGTGGTTTAAATAG
- a CDS encoding cystathionine gamma-synthase — MKFGTKAIHAGQEPDPTTGAIMTPIFQTSTYVQESPGKHKGYAYARGKNPTRVALEKCIAELENAKYGICFSSGMGAVDAVAKLLKPGDEVITGNDLYGGTYRMFTKVYANFGIKFHFIDLNDLSNIKKYVNSNTRLLWIETPTNPMMNIIDIQECSKIAKEHKLLLAVDNTFASPYLQTPMSLGADIVMHSATKYLGGHSDVVLGVLCVNDEKLNEQLFFILNSCGANPGPMDCFLVLRGIKTLHVRMDRHCFNGKKIAEYLRTHPKVEKVNWPGFTDHPGHAIAKKQMRDFGGMISFSLKGNKIDEAFKIAAGMKVFSLAESLGGVESLVSHPATMTHASIPKPEREKVGVVDSLLRLSVGIEDIDDLLEDLKQALS, encoded by the coding sequence ATGAAATTTGGTACAAAAGCTATTCACGCAGGACAAGAGCCCGATCCAACTACAGGCGCCATAATGACGCCCATTTTTCAAACTTCAACCTATGTGCAGGAGTCGCCCGGTAAACATAAGGGATATGCATACGCGCGCGGTAAAAATCCGACACGCGTTGCGCTTGAAAAATGTATTGCTGAACTTGAAAATGCTAAATATGGTATCTGTTTCTCAAGCGGCATGGGAGCTGTGGATGCGGTTGCCAAGTTGTTGAAACCGGGCGATGAGGTAATAACAGGCAATGACTTATATGGTGGAACTTACAGGATGTTTACTAAAGTGTATGCAAATTTTGGAATAAAATTTCATTTCATTGACCTGAATGACCTCAGCAACATAAAAAAATACGTCAACTCCAATACGAGGTTGCTTTGGATAGAAACGCCTACCAATCCAATGATGAATATTATTGATATACAAGAGTGTTCAAAAATCGCTAAAGAGCATAAACTCTTGCTGGCAGTTGATAACACCTTTGCGTCCCCATATCTGCAGACCCCGATGAGTCTCGGCGCTGATATTGTCATGCATTCGGCAACAAAGTATTTGGGAGGACATTCCGATGTGGTGCTGGGAGTTTTGTGTGTGAATGATGAAAAGCTGAATGAACAATTGTTCTTCATCTTAAATTCCTGCGGGGCTAACCCCGGTCCGATGGATTGCTTTTTGGTGCTGCGGGGTATAAAAACATTGCACGTACGTATGGATCGTCATTGTTTTAATGGAAAAAAAATTGCTGAATATTTACGTACTCATCCTAAAGTTGAAAAGGTAAACTGGCCTGGTTTTACTGATCATCCAGGTCATGCTATTGCCAAAAAACAAATGAGAGATTTTGGCGGCATGATCTCTTTCTCTTTGAAAGGAAATAAAATCGACGAAGCATTTAAGATTGCAGCGGGAATGAAAGTATTTTCCCTGGCCGAATCACTCGGCGGTGTTGAATCGCTGGTAAGTCATCCTGCAACTATGACCCACGCTTCAATTCCAAAACCAGAACGCGAAAAAGTTGGAGTGGTGGATTCGCTGTTGCGTTTAAGTGTCGGGATCGAAGACATAGATGATCTGCTTGAAGATCTGAAACAGGCACTTTCTTAG